atcaattctctctctcatcactcatcatcatctccaTGGCTTGTTGCAACTACTTCTTCAACCCTCAACAAATAGATGAATATCCTTTCCCACTTCCCATTCAATTTTCCttatatgattatgattattactattatttcaGGTAATCTAATTAGATTAACTTGTTACAACActctatatatactttttttgtGAATTATTTGCCATTGAGTTGCATTTATTTATGTTCAATCTATATTTCAGTAGAAACAGTAATGAACATCCACCACTGGAATGTTGGGCACACGAGTTTTCAATACAAGATATGGAGTGTTACCCTTCACTTCCTTTTTATGAAACTCTCTCCATTGAACCAATTTCAACTATTAAAGGTATATATATCATGATGATGACTGATGAATTTCTTAAAGTTTTTATTTGCTTATTAGATTCTTATATTACTATAGCTACATATATTATACCTTGTCCTTAAATACATGTAGACTATGACTTTTATGATATTAATAAATGGTTTTCTATCTGGAACGAAGTGGATGCCGGCTTTGATTGTTCGGAAAAAGTAGTTTCGTCATCATCATTAAGAAAGGCTTTGATTGTTAAATGTGTATGGATTTGTCTCTGTATTTCGCTGACAAATCAGAGGTACCGTTTTGTTTTTTCACAagttttcttcttcaaattgaACTCAAGTTTGGTTTTTTTGAAGCTTTTCATTGGGTGTCTTCTtgatgtttgataaaatgcctgAACTAAAAATGAGAGTTTTTTTCAGGTGAAAACTGATGGAGCAAACTCTAAGGGAAGAAGATGCAGCTAACTAGGTTTACAGGGGTGAAGGAGCTGTTAATCTTATTCTTGCTTACAATGGATCAAATCCTtcttttgtgagttattttttCTTCACTAATTGGGGTTTAACTACATGGATTGAATGATACAATTGCATGCCATGATAATAAATGCTAATGTTGGTACGCTTAATAATATACAgatttactaatattttaatttgtggtTCTTTGGAGTAAGGAGCACCATGTAAAAACTAGTGCCTGAGCTTTTGTAGTCTTCTATAACCGTGACTTCATTGTCGTGAGTTTTTTGACATTTTCTAATTGTAGTTAGTCTTTTTGAACTATGGtccattttttctttccttaTAAATATCCAAGACTGGGACatgaaaaactaaaacaaattgCTTGTTGTGATTCACTATCTAGTTGTTGGGTATCCACAACCATAAAGTAGCTTCACCGTTGctgaactatatatatatatatatagtaacacCATCCCATCCATTTTACACTACCCAATCCTCATTTATCTTTCTTCACTTCACTCAAACTCATACCATAGCCACAACTAATTACTTTCAAAATGGCAAAATCTTCCTTCTTACTTCCATGCTTGATTCTCTTATTCCTCGTAGCCGCTGAAACTGGTATTctcttctctctattttttattttcttcttcattgtatctgttatataattttttctttctttctcctaTTCATCCATTTATATTGGTTATTGTTCAGAGTATGGGCAGAACCTCTTAGTCTATGAGTTTCATAGAAATGGATCACTGCATGAGTTTCATATGAGTTTTAACACATGCATTAGTTAGTTTATTCCTGTCTAATGAAATAAAAGCTTTTGCTTATTCTCGAGTTAACTTTTCTGCAATTAGTATATTCACAATATATACACATTGTGTTACAAATGGGAAAGTTCTGTTATCATGTTTGACACTTCATGACCTTATTTGATACGAGAATTTTTCTCCGCATTGAATCGAATCAAATCCTAACAAGTGGTAATAGGATCTATTTCATTTCATACATTATGCGAAAGAATAGGTGAAGGAACTATAGAAACCACAAGAGAAACTATAACTACATATACTTAATTCACTTGAATGACAATTGGTTCTGTTGTGGAAAATAGTTGTAAGTGTTTGGGGTCTAGTAGCATTATGGCTACAGGTAATGCCTCTCTTGACCAACATGTGAACTTAGTTAGTCGTGCTGAGactgattaatttaaattggtaGAAACTCGcttaatttttgaatcaaagcAAGATAATTATATGTGGTATAAAAGCCAGCAACATCTTATTGGATTGGTTTACCtgcatgaaaattcaaaaactagGATAATTCAAAGAGGTATAAAAGCCAGCAACATCTTATTGGATACTAAACTTCGCGCCAAAATTATATGTGGTAATaaatcttgtttctttttattttcttatgatTATGAAATGTCATAAAATACTAAAGAATTTTTCATTGAGGTGCAGAAGTGTGGCAGCATTCCAATTAAGTCATGAAACAGTATCTATGCACAGATACAAACTATGAAATAGTGTATACTAATCCGAATAGTTCCAATTTAATCCTTTTCTCTTCcaaattgatggtttcagtggctaagataaggggggttgaatcttagccccttttcaCTTCAGAACACTTGTTTGTCTTTGAAAAAACTTCTGGagatttttgtctcgtccctagtcacgagatttttctttttgtctcgtcacttggcacgagaaaTTTTGCGGTTTTATCTCgtgcagcagaaacagaaaatagagtaaaggagaaggaaaataacacccagatatatcctggttcagctgctaagtgcagtgcagcctacatccagtctccatcataacaatgatggaatttcactataatcatctttgattacatacaccaattctccctaggaactacccttcctatctgggacaagtccagTATTCTAAAcccaatcctgaacttgacttggtcactgccaagctttcaactgtaaagtgctaacccaacttacaaggggattcccacagaatcatgaaacacaacacatatgtacaaaggaactctaaggacatctatgactttttcttttaattttgcactctttgcctttttctgctctatggcttttttcatacaaacctcactgtttgcctttttttccatgagactcaagacatgacaaaattaaacagaaaaatacaaaacagaatacattgaaggagaagaaaatttgttagcttaggtagctctgagatTTCTGTGCCTTGTACTCTCACTCTTCTTCCTTGAATCAAGTCGTGGCTGTTCTTCCTTTTTATAGAAGGGGGAAGCCTCCACAGTTGAAACCAAAAACcaagccaacttcttcttcttcaagaagcagaaccggttcggccagagagagagagaaaagataacccatgcaaaacccaacatgcaattatctctagtccttccttggtcatcaatCTTCATCAATTCGAGTCCTTCATCCTTTtttgctctccaagatgaactcctggcccttgatgcttcatgatgatgatagctTCATCTGCTCCTATCTCTGCCCCTTCCATCACGTAGCCACTGTAGCTacctcctgtggtggttgagtaagatcagagacaagccatctCTCTAAATATCTTCTCCTTGCTGGCCAAGATCTTCTCTACCATTTTTGGTATGAAGAAGTCAAGATCTCTTCACAAAATCTTACCACAAGTGAATGAGAATCTTAGCCACAGCatactttatgttttctttttcttgccatcatggTGATGGTCTTGTTACTTGCTTCTCCTTCTTTTCGGTGTCTAGCCATAGCCTCCATGCTTTCTCTGATACAaccgaagaagaagagagatgagagagtagatagagtaaaagaaaaacaattgaataaAGTTGAATTAATTAAAGGAGAGTTGCTTTTACTTTCCTCTATACTGAGTAGCGTGTAGCATTAATgcaatcaatcaaatcaattacACTTTCTCTCTCATGGTTCCCAATGTAagctaaattcaaattaattgaattttgaaattcatcACTACTTGAAATGTGGGATCCATTGGAAGCACTGGAACTTTGCTTTCTTTGCTTAATGGATTCGGACCAAGCTTTGGTCTATTTAGCAAAGATTATAATTGGGCTTGTAGTAACAATAATTCAATCTAGCCCAACAAAGCAAAACAATTTAGCCACTCATTCATAAGATAATTTTGCACAAGGCTGAAGGTTGATTTTATTGGGCTTGGGATTTTTCCTATACTCTTCGGCCCAATTGGCATCACCATTCAACCATAAGGAACaaaataatttgtaacaatactgaatatttttaatcaaattggGCTTGCtgtatatttcttttattttcggccCATTAGCAAAATCTGcaccaacaaaattattaattaatacataCGAATTAAAATCAAGTTGacaattttgtaatttaattaaattaataatgtttgatcatcatcaaattaaattaaagttttccaaactcatcaatctcccccttgatgacaaacattattaaaattgaaatggaaagaaattacaGATTAGAGTATAGAATACTCCCTTTGAATATctgaatttctccccctttccaattatcacatggctccccctaaatatatgctattttaccaagggaagcttTATGCCTGTAACAATTTTTATCAAGCCTAAGGCAACAATGTTATTCAACATATATGATTTTGTAATGTTGAATGGCTTTATTTATGAGCAGAATTGaatgataatcaaaactcatttgttatcaataatttgattttctgcTCGAACTCATACAAAACAATTTGATGCAAACAAAAATTGATGTTTCCTGAAGTTGCTTTTCAagctattttgaaaatattttccaATTAACAAATCAGAGCAAATTAATCATAGCAAGGAAAATATTTCTGATCAAGCATGATCATCTCAAATCATAGCAACTATCAAGCTTTATATATCACAAAttaaaggaactgccaaaaaataattactaatcCATGATGCAGCAAACAAATCCacaaaagtaaattaaatgcaTCAAATGTATCAGGCAGATCATCATAGCAAATAATTGAAATAAGGGTGATCATGAATCCACAAAGGATTTCATCCCCTGTTTTctctcaatttcaatttttcgatcattcctcccccttttgtcatcaaaggggtcttgcaaaaaaatgaaaacaacacACAAAAGGCAGAATAAttgtttttcaccaaaacaCAATGGTCCAGTCAGCACACATGCATTTGAACAAATGACAATCaaaattcaactcaaaattaatcCACTAATACAAAGTGCTCAAAATAGAGCCAGATCAGAGCATAAAACAGAGCAAAACATGTCTGGAAAACAGTGCAACGAATCAATGAAACATAACAGTTTCAATTCAACctttttttctcctcttcctttttgtCATCAAGGAGGGACCTTGCAAAAAATCAGAGAAAAGCAATGCAGTCCATACTAATTCAAGACAAGTGAAAATAGTTCCTAGAATCAAGGGATGAGGGAAGAATAAAGCTTTGATTTGACAACTTTCCaaaagtataatttaaaaaaatgaggaACGGGTCAGAGTGAGATCAAAGAGATTTGGTGGGGcccaaaataattaactttagtTCAGTCTCCCCCTGTATCATAGCCCGTTCAACACATCCTGAAAATTTTCTCTTGCTTTCCTACGAGACAAAaccaaacagaatcaaaaagTTCATAAATTTTCAACAGAACTTAATTCTATCATTCCCAAGCTTTTTCTTAAAGAgcagaatctgtcttcacaaAGGGGTTTTGTAAAATTGTCAGCAAGTTagtcttcagattttacaaattgaatatcaatagtaccctttttgcacatgttctctaatgaaatgatatttaatttcaatgtgcttggttcttgagtgcagaacaggattttttgaaatgtttatagcactcatattatcacaaaataagggtatactattgatctttaatttgtaatcttccaactgcgtttttaaccaaattaattgagaacaacatgcaaatgcagaaatatattcagcttcagctgtggatagGGCCACGGTTGCTTGttttttgcttgaccacatgttgagtgatctcccaaggaagcaacacatgccgcatgtgctccttctatccaccctatctcccgcataatctgcatcacaaaatcctactgcacaaaaatcatcagattttggataccataAGCCATAATCACTAGTTtccttaatgtatctaatgatgcgctTAACGGCTGAAAGATGgaattcttttgggtgagattgaaaccttgagcatacacccacactttgaacaatatccaGTCTAAAGGAGGTTAAATACATGGGTGagccaatcattcctctataccttgtttcatccacatctttctcattatcatccttttcaagtttagtgttaggatgcattggtgttcccataggtttagaattttctaggccaaattTCTTGATTAGTTctagtgcatatttttcttggtgaataaaagtaccactaggagtttgtttaatttggaggccaagaaagaaagttagctctcccattaaactcatttcaaactcactagtcatgagttttccaaaattttcacacaaggactcattggccgatccaaacacaatgtcatccacataaacttgaactaggagaatatcatcattagatgctttaataaataaagtagtatCCGTGGtatccctttgaaattgattttccaataagaaggcactaagcctttcataccaagctcttggagcttgtctaagACCATAAAAAGCCTTAGAGAGTTTGAA
This portion of the Arachis duranensis cultivar V14167 chromosome 6, aradu.V14167.gnm2.J7QH, whole genome shotgun sequence genome encodes:
- the LOC107472378 gene encoding uncharacterized protein LOC107472378 isoform X2, coding for MQTWLYLLHPLWANLVKGFFLLDAILVSRQFIDNVAQICVLETESYEKIAYLSKFLDMNCSISQDEYPFPLPIQFSLYDYDYYYYFSRNSNEHPPLECWAHEFSIQDMECYPSLPFYETLSIEPISTIKVDAGFDCSEKVVSSSSLRKALIVKCVWICLCISLTNQR
- the LOC107472378 gene encoding uncharacterized protein LOC107472378 isoform X1, encoding MQTWLYLLHPLWANLVKGFFLLDAILVSRQFIDNVAQICVLEFCEDSLPLQIYVKTESYEKIAYLSKFLDMNCSISQDEYPFPLPIQFSLYDYDYYYYFSRNSNEHPPLECWAHEFSIQDMECYPSLPFYETLSIEPISTIKVDAGFDCSEKVVSSSSLRKALIVKCVWICLCISLTNQR